One Ignavibacterium album JCM 16511 genomic region harbors:
- a CDS encoding OmpA family protein, producing MKKLYFIIGILLINIQLSYSQTYSDKWAFGIGATYPRFFSVSGTDFSGNENFGGYFSIEYFFNEQVSLRLLNNYLRLESNYYRFPGDQVQSHFLDQFSSNLDVIYEFLPCRSVSPYLLFGGGVTFFKNEKSFNPDLDDDFFGYQANFGVGVRWGLSESFALKTEAVYHTSSNNKIDGNDRVNENFKGFFGGNGDTYGRFDVGLLWYFSKGELSDLCDKCPEGLREIYYRDSVIIREPYEVIRYQKDTIKVKEPLFFNVHFDFDKYSLRPESYPILDQAVKTLNEFKDVQVRISGHTDSFGSDEYNEKLSQRRVETVYNYLISKGVNPNRISKSWFGEKQPVRSNDNDINRAFNRRVEIKISN from the coding sequence ATGAAAAAACTATATTTTATTATCGGAATTTTGCTCATTAATATTCAGTTGTCTTATTCTCAAACATACTCGGATAAATGGGCTTTTGGTATTGGTGCAACATATCCAAGATTTTTTAGTGTAAGTGGAACTGATTTTTCAGGCAATGAAAATTTTGGCGGATATTTTTCAATTGAATATTTTTTTAATGAACAAGTCAGTCTACGTTTATTAAATAATTATCTGAGACTTGAATCAAATTATTACAGATTCCCCGGCGATCAGGTTCAATCTCATTTTCTTGATCAGTTCAGCTCAAATCTGGATGTTATTTATGAATTTCTTCCTTGTCGTTCAGTTTCACCATATCTATTATTCGGTGGCGGAGTTACATTCTTTAAAAATGAAAAATCTTTCAACCCGGATCTTGATGATGACTTTTTCGGTTATCAGGCAAATTTTGGTGTTGGTGTAAGGTGGGGATTATCAGAATCTTTTGCTCTTAAAACAGAAGCAGTTTATCACACCTCGTCAAATAATAAAATAGATGGTAATGACAGAGTAAATGAAAACTTTAAAGGTTTCTTTGGTGGAAACGGAGATACATACGGAAGATTTGATGTAGGATTACTGTGGTATTTTTCAAAAGGTGAATTGTCCGACTTGTGTGATAAATGTCCGGAAGGTTTGCGTGAAATTTATTATCGTGATTCTGTCATCATTAGAGAACCGTACGAAGTAATCAGATATCAGAAAGATACCATAAAGGTTAAAGAACCTTTATTCTTCAATGTTCATTTTGATTTTGACAAATATTCTTTAAGACCTGAATCATATCCTATACTTGATCAGGCAGTAAAGACATTAAATGAATTTAAAGATGTTCAGGTTAGAATTTCAGGTCATACAGATAGTTTTGGTTCGGACGAGTATAATGAAAAGCTTTCGCAAAGGAGAGTTGAAACTGTATATAATTATCTGATTAGTAAAGGTGTTAATCCAAACAGAATAAGTAAAAGCTGGTTTGGGGAAAAACAACCTGTTCGCTCAAATGACAACGATATTAACAGAGCATTCAACAGAAGAGTAGAAATAAAAATTTCCAATTAA
- the meaB gene encoding methylmalonyl Co-A mutase-associated GTPase MeaB, whose product MKKQKPNTYKPDWTPENAGDEFAVRIVKGTQSSRPNSGSSEVKRKHLSVDDYVDGVLKFDRNILARTITLIESNNPNHHDTAQEVLKRLLPYSGKSIRIGITGVPGAGKSTLIETLGIYLIEQGHKVAVLTVDPSSTVTKGSILGDKTRMEKLSKEENCFIRPSPSGGELGGVARKTRETITVVEAAGFDIVLIETVGVGQSEVTVRSMVDFFLLVLIAGAGDELQGIKRGVMELCDAIFINKADGDNEKRAMIAQTDYSNALHYLQPATKGWQPKAFIGSALTGKGIIDLWNVISEFSKQTKSIGVFDERRKNQIVEWAFKMVENKLISDFYNDDAIKKIMPELKNEVLKGQLTPTLAAEKLLNIYKAKKGS is encoded by the coding sequence ATGAAAAAACAAAAACCAAATACTTACAAACCAGATTGGACTCCAGAAAATGCTGGCGATGAGTTTGCTGTGCGTATTGTAAAGGGAACGCAAAGTTCAAGACCAAATTCAGGTTCAAGTGAAGTTAAACGCAAACATCTTTCAGTTGATGATTATGTTGATGGTGTCTTGAAATTCGACCGCAACATTCTTGCAAGAACGATTACTCTGATTGAAAGCAACAATCCAAATCATCACGATACTGCACAGGAAGTTTTAAAGAGGCTACTTCCCTACTCAGGTAAATCAATAAGAATTGGAATTACAGGAGTTCCCGGTGCGGGTAAAAGCACTTTGATTGAAACTCTGGGAATATACCTGATTGAACAGGGACACAAAGTTGCTGTACTTACTGTTGATCCAAGCAGTACAGTGACAAAAGGAAGTATTCTTGGCGATAAAACAAGAATGGAAAAACTTTCAAAAGAAGAAAATTGTTTCATTCGTCCTTCACCTTCCGGTGGTGAGCTTGGTGGTGTAGCAAGAAAAACCCGCGAAACAATTACAGTTGTTGAAGCAGCAGGATTCGATATCGTCTTAATTGAAACAGTTGGAGTTGGTCAAAGCGAAGTAACTGTTCGTTCTATGGTTGATTTCTTTTTACTTGTTTTGATTGCAGGAGCCGGAGATGAACTTCAGGGAATCAAGCGCGGTGTTATGGAATTATGTGATGCAATTTTCATAAACAAAGCTGATGGTGATAATGAAAAGCGGGCAATGATAGCACAGACCGATTATAGTAATGCGCTTCATTATCTTCAACCGGCAACAAAAGGATGGCAGCCCAAAGCATTCATTGGCTCTGCTTTGACCGGTAAAGGAATAATTGATTTATGGAATGTTATTTCAGAATTCAGCAAGCAAACTAAATCAATCGGAGTTTTTGATGAACGAAGAAAAAATCAGATTGTTGAATGGGCTTTTAAGATGGTTGAGAATAAACTTATCAGTGATTTCTATAACGATGATGCTATAAAAAAGATAATGCCTGAATTAAAAAACGAAGTCCTCAAAGGGCAACTTACTCCAACTTTAGCAGCGGAAAAACTTTTGAATATTTATAAAGCAAAAAAGGGTTCTTAG
- a CDS encoding sugar transferase has protein sequence MQKLLNYKGVYSIVDTIILTFSFFLSVYFLRNDFSKSIIEFYSNHPFVIPLIFLVVSFIILVFQYNGLYMIDVILKRTNHFAALLKAVYFSALTIVLFSMALDFYSLTDSRLLIFMFLLISIPLFISIRVFLLRQFYIELSKAGLKKNVLIVGDGEAGKLLATKLIYENPIGLNVVGFVNDQKKIGEFIINDLRNFGHLSNLPYLIKELKIDELIVAMDEDEDYNKVFSTIDYCKTLGVKVSITSEIFDVISERIKTEKYIDIPVISVDPKYNDSFTLTLKRFFDIAFAIIGLILLSPVMITIAVLVKLSSPGPVLYKQKRIGLYGREFDFYKFRSMRPVDGEDEERKKKMIEFMKKGQTGGKDLKVVNEDRITWIGRFIRKTSLDELPQLINVIKGDMSLVGPRPCLPYEFENYTEWQKRRVNVMPGCTGVWQVWGRSQVSFDDSVVMDIYYINNMSPWLDLQLIFQTIPVMLFSRGAR, from the coding sequence ATGCAAAAATTACTTAATTACAAGGGTGTTTATTCGATAGTTGATACAATCATATTAACTTTTTCATTCTTTCTTTCAGTATATTTTTTACGAAATGATTTCTCAAAATCAATTATTGAGTTTTATTCAAATCATCCTTTTGTAATTCCTCTAATCTTCCTGGTGGTTTCATTCATAATTCTCGTTTTTCAGTACAACGGCTTATATATGATTGATGTGATTCTGAAAAGGACGAATCATTTTGCCGCATTACTGAAAGCTGTTTATTTCAGCGCTCTTACAATCGTACTTTTTTCGATGGCTCTGGATTTCTATAGCTTAACAGATTCCAGATTATTGATATTCATGTTTTTGCTTATCAGTATTCCTTTATTTATTTCAATCAGAGTATTTCTTTTGAGGCAATTCTATATTGAATTAAGTAAAGCTGGTTTGAAAAAGAATGTTCTCATTGTAGGTGACGGAGAAGCCGGTAAACTTCTGGCAACAAAACTTATCTATGAAAATCCAATCGGTTTGAATGTAGTAGGTTTTGTAAATGATCAGAAAAAAATTGGAGAGTTCATCATAAATGATTTAAGAAATTTTGGCCATCTTTCCAATCTACCTTATCTGATTAAAGAATTAAAAATAGATGAACTTATTGTTGCAATGGATGAAGATGAGGATTATAATAAAGTTTTCAGTACGATAGATTATTGCAAAACTCTTGGTGTTAAAGTCAGCATTACTTCTGAAATATTTGATGTTATCTCTGAAAGGATTAAAACTGAAAAGTATATTGATATTCCTGTTATATCAGTGGACCCTAAATACAATGATTCTTTTACTCTCACATTAAAGCGATTTTTCGATATTGCTTTTGCAATAATTGGATTGATACTTCTTTCACCGGTAATGATAACAATTGCTGTTCTTGTAAAGTTATCTTCACCGGGACCAGTTCTTTACAAGCAAAAAAGAATTGGACTTTATGGAAGAGAGTTCGATTTTTATAAATTCAGATCAATGAGACCTGTTGATGGAGAAGATGAAGAACGCAAGAAAAAAATGATTGAGTTTATGAAGAAAGGTCAGACAGGCGGCAAGGATTTGAAAGTAGTTAATGAAGATAGAATTACCTGGATTGGCAGATTTATAAGAAAAACTTCTTTGGATGAATTACCGCAGCTTATCAATGTAATCAAAGGAGATATGAGTTTGGTTGGTCCTCGTCCTTGTCTTCCTTACGAATTTGAAAATTACACTGAATGGCAGAAAAGAAGAGTTAATGTAATGCCCGGTTGTACAGGTGTTTGGCAGGTTTGGGGAAGAAGTCAGGTTTCTTTTGATGATAGTGTTGTTATGGATATATATTATATAAACAATATGTCACCCTGGCTTGACTTACAATTAATTTTTCAAACAATTCCTGTAATGCTCTTTTCAAGAGGAGCCAGATAA
- a CDS encoding TonB-dependent receptor domain-containing protein encodes MFKKYLLFTLLIFTNFIFSQNRQGNFQGMQSNGKLSGKIIDAQTNQIIEYCNVVLFSYRDSSMVNGTITDREGKFTLSNLRPGMYFLRASYIGYDNQTIDSIRITPNKPEIDLGIIALDEKTIELSNVVVTGEKEVIINNLDKKVINVEKDLTNVGGTAVDVVQNIPSVTVDADGNVSYRGNQNIRILIDGKPSELLGLGSGDVLSNIPASQIESIELVTNPSARYDPEGTGGILNIVLKKRINGGLNGNISLTGGTGDKFNGSLNFNYKLPNVNFFASIDSRIHNADNNGNSYRTNNINNTLSYLDQLSNGTFNHFGHNFTAGLDITPDNYNTYTFSLRYRKFGFDTESLVKTSNLNSQSQLTRYFERSSNAERRMNALQYTLSYKRTFDTKGAELTTDVILSDFKMKRDENFNQLNFDNSLNPIENLLQKGLSDNKNLQWTIQSNYINPIEDLGRIETGFKVTLKNFNSKNDYLNYDNNSGNWLNDITRKTDFDYKENVYAVYGIYSNKISDFQYQIGIRAEQADVKGTENLTSSTFTNDYFSIYPTVHLVQSLPDQQEVQLSYSRRVERPNNRQLNPYVDRSDSLNISYGNPELKPEYINSIELGYSRIFGKTALTSSIFYRNTNDAITNYTIVNDNGITETTWRNLAKNLSYGLELTLSSSLFDWFRTNTSFTYFKNEFEGLNISNSDYSWLAKMNNTFMLSKDFNFQINLNYNAPTIMGQSKMKEQFATDIAMKKDFLDGQLSLTFRVSDLFNTRKWESETIGQNFITSSYRKMESRIAYLGISYRLSPNNNRERERRPKDEEGMDEF; translated from the coding sequence ATGTTCAAAAAATATTTGCTATTTACACTTCTTATTTTTACTAATTTTATCTTTTCCCAAAATCGTCAGGGAAATTTTCAGGGAATGCAATCTAACGGAAAATTAAGCGGAAAGATTATTGATGCTCAAACAAACCAAATAATAGAATATTGTAATGTTGTTCTGTTCAGTTACAGAGATTCTTCGATGGTAAACGGAACAATTACTGATAGAGAGGGCAAATTCACTTTAAGCAATTTGAGACCGGGAATGTATTTTCTCAGAGCTTCTTACATTGGTTATGATAATCAGACTATAGATTCAATTCGAATTACTCCTAACAAACCGGAAATCGATTTGGGAATTATTGCTCTTGATGAAAAGACAATTGAACTTAGTAATGTTGTGGTTACAGGTGAGAAGGAAGTAATAATTAACAATCTTGATAAGAAAGTAATTAATGTAGAAAAAGACTTAACGAATGTTGGAGGAACTGCAGTTGATGTTGTTCAGAATATTCCATCTGTTACTGTTGATGCCGATGGAAATGTTAGTTACAGAGGAAATCAGAATATCAGAATTCTGATTGATGGCAAACCTAGTGAGCTACTCGGATTGGGAAGCGGTGATGTTCTGTCAAATATTCCTGCAAGTCAGATTGAATCAATAGAACTTGTAACTAATCCTTCTGCAAGATATGATCCTGAAGGTACAGGTGGAATTTTAAATATAGTACTTAAGAAAAGAATTAATGGTGGATTAAATGGTAATATTAGTCTCACAGGTGGAACAGGTGATAAATTCAATGGTTCTTTAAATTTTAATTACAAACTTCCAAATGTGAACTTCTTCGCTTCGATTGATTCACGTATTCATAATGCAGACAATAATGGTAATTCTTATCGTACAAATAATATCAACAACACTTTATCCTATCTTGATCAGTTGAGCAATGGAACTTTCAATCATTTCGGACATAACTTTACGGCAGGTTTAGACATTACTCCTGATAATTACAATACTTATACTTTTTCTCTTCGTTACAGAAAATTTGGTTTTGATACTGAAAGTCTTGTTAAAACTTCAAATCTGAACTCACAATCACAATTAACAAGATACTTTGAAAGAAGCAGCAATGCTGAAAGAAGAATGAATGCTCTTCAATATACTCTTAGTTATAAAAGGACATTTGATACAAAAGGTGCTGAACTGACAACAGATGTAATACTTAGTGATTTCAAAATGAAAAGAGATGAAAACTTTAATCAGTTAAATTTTGATAACAGTCTTAATCCTATTGAAAATCTTCTGCAGAAAGGATTATCAGATAATAAGAATCTGCAATGGACAATTCAATCTAATTATATAAATCCTATTGAAGATCTTGGAAGAATTGAAACCGGCTTCAAAGTAACTTTGAAAAATTTCAACTCGAAAAATGATTATCTGAATTACGATAATAATTCAGGTAATTGGTTGAATGACATTACAAGAAAAACAGATTTTGATTATAAAGAAAATGTTTATGCAGTTTATGGAATTTATTCAAATAAGATTAGCGACTTCCAGTATCAGATTGGAATAAGAGCTGAACAGGCAGATGTAAAGGGAACTGAAAATCTTACAAGCTCAACTTTTACTAATGATTATTTTTCAATTTATCCAACTGTACATCTTGTTCAGTCTTTACCCGATCAGCAAGAAGTTCAGCTTAGTTACAGCCGAAGAGTTGAGAGACCAAACAATCGTCAGTTAAATCCGTATGTCGACAGATCAGACTCTCTTAATATTTCATACGGTAATCCTGAACTTAAACCAGAATATATAAATTCGATTGAACTTGGTTACTCCAGAATTTTTGGTAAGACTGCGCTTACATCATCGATCTTTTACCGTAATACAAATGATGCGATTACAAATTATACAATTGTTAATGATAATGGAATTACAGAAACCACCTGGCGGAACCTTGCAAAGAATCTTTCTTATGGATTGGAATTAACTTTAAGTTCTTCTTTGTTTGATTGGTTCAGAACTAATACAAGTTTCACATACTTCAAAAATGAATTTGAAGGTCTTAATATTTCAAACTCAGATTATAGCTGGCTGGCTAAAATGAACAATACTTTTATGTTAAGCAAGGATTTTAATTTTCAGATAAACCTGAATTATAATGCTCCTACTATAATGGGACAGAGTAAGATGAAAGAACAATTTGCAACTGACATTGCGATGAAAAAAGATTTTCTTGATGGACAGCTTTCTCTTACTTTCCGTGTCAGCGATTTATTCAATACACGGAAATGGGAGTCAGAAACTATCGGACAAAATTTTATAACTTCATCTTACAGAAAAATGGAGTCAAGAATTGCTTATTTGGGGATATCTTACAGATTGAGTCCGAATAACAATCGTGAAAGAGAAAGAAGACCAAAAGACGAAGAAGGAATGGATGAGTTTTAG
- a CDS encoding OmpA family protein, whose protein sequence is MKKNKINFFLTVFTSVFLFFLTSANGQIKNEAYYKKISDQKFITNKFLLSVEGGFTQGFTDYKKQVSSSVFRFGTEYNFHPVSGMNLGFGLRTGIGNIDGEDNRQRISTNDGLRNIPEKISTRFFEIGVVGNIGFDLFEIVSPYLMFSASYFNFDPQLENGTNAPFSRDGKYERIISNLGVGGGFRYNISNAISLYVQGEYFLPNTDYLEDVSASKSKDNYMSITFGFSYNLLAKRDSDGDGIPDDVDQCIKAPETFNGYKDEDGCPEFDSDGDGIIDDLDDCIGIPEDFNGIKDNDGCPDADRDADGIPDYLDKCPDEAEDLDGFQDQDGCPDLDNDKDGIPDKLDECPDEAETINGYLDEDGCPDEVEVGITIDEMVLSADDLFQTNSAKLKESAAAQLNDLVKFLKGRPNTRWRIEGHMDSQGTASFIKKLSYDRAKAVYDFLVSKGLDPQRFEIYGLADNFPIANNLTEEGRKQNRRIRIVLQK, encoded by the coding sequence ATGAAAAAAAATAAAATTAATTTCTTTTTAACAGTTTTCACCTCAGTTTTTCTGTTTTTTTTAACCTCCGCCAACGGACAAATTAAGAATGAAGCCTACTACAAAAAAATCAGCGATCAAAAATTTATAACAAATAAATTCTTACTTTCTGTTGAAGGTGGATTCACACAAGGTTTTACTGATTATAAAAAACAAGTCTCCAGTTCTGTTTTCAGATTTGGTACCGAATATAATTTTCATCCTGTAAGCGGGATGAATCTCGGATTTGGTTTACGAACTGGTATTGGCAATATTGATGGAGAAGATAACCGGCAAAGAATTTCAACAAATGATGGACTGAGAAATATTCCGGAAAAAATATCAACAAGGTTTTTTGAAATTGGTGTTGTTGGAAATATAGGATTTGATTTATTTGAAATCGTAAGTCCTTATCTGATGTTCAGTGCATCTTATTTTAATTTTGATCCACAGCTTGAAAACGGAACTAATGCTCCTTTTAGCAGAGATGGAAAGTATGAAAGAATCATTTCGAATTTGGGTGTTGGCGGAGGATTTCGTTACAATATCAGCAATGCCATATCACTTTATGTTCAGGGGGAATATTTCCTTCCCAATACAGATTACCTTGAAGATGTATCAGCATCAAAAAGTAAAGACAACTATATGTCCATTACATTCGGATTTTCATATAACCTTTTAGCCAAAAGAGATTCTGATGGTGATGGAATCCCTGATGATGTTGACCAATGCATAAAAGCACCTGAAACTTTTAACGGATATAAGGATGAAGATGGATGTCCTGAATTTGACAGCGATGGCGATGGAATTATTGATGACCTTGACGATTGTATCGGAATACCAGAAGACTTTAACGGAATTAAAGACAATGATGGTTGCCCTGATGCAGACAGAGATGCTGACGGTATTCCGGATTACCTCGATAAATGTCCTGATGAAGCAGAAGATTTAGATGGCTTTCAGGATCAGGATGGATGCCCGGACCTGGATAATGACAAAGATGGAATTCCGGACAAACTTGATGAATGCCCCGATGAAGCTGAAACAATAAACGGATATCTTGATGAAGACGGCTGCCCTGATGAAGTTGAAGTCGGAATTACAATCGACGAGATGGTTCTAAGTGCTGACGATTTATTCCAAACAAATTCCGCTAAGTTAAAAGAAAGCGCTGCTGCCCAGTTAAATGATTTAGTAAAATTCTTAAAAGGTAGACCTAATACTCGCTGGAGAATTGAAGGGCATATGGATAGTCAGGGAACTGCTTCTTTCATAAAAAAATTGTCATACGACAGAGCTAAAGCAGTCTATGACTTTCTTGTTTCAAAAGGTTTGGACCCACAGAGGTTTGAAATTTATGGTTTGGCTGACAATTTCCCTATTGCAAATAATCTTACAGAAGAAGGAAGAAAACAGAATCGCCGGATAAGAATTGTTTTGCAGAAGTGA
- a CDS encoding DegT/DnrJ/EryC1/StrS family aminotransferase, whose translation MQVPFLDLKAQYNSIKNEVNEAIQEVLDNTAYILGNSVKNFEKEFARAHDVKHCVGLSSGTDGNHLALWALGLKPGDEVIIPANTFIATAWGATLCGAKPVFVDCDPESYNIDPNKVEAAITSRTKAIVAVHLYGQPADMDPLREISKAKNIHLVEDCAQSHLAEYKGKKTGGLSEAASFSFYPGKNLGAYGEAGAICTNDDELADYFLKLREHGQSKKYYHQTYGHNYRMEGIQGAVLGVKLKYLSHWTEGRRNVAKKYREHLGNFDKIKLPTEMSYAKHVYHLYVIQVQPTLDVKKNSEVRDKLKDYLQEKGIATGLHYPVPLHLQECFRDLGYKEGDFPETEKLAFTGLSLPMFPELTDEQIKYVADSIKEFFLKN comes from the coding sequence ATGCAAGTACCTTTTCTGGATTTAAAAGCTCAGTACAATAGTATTAAAAATGAAGTAAATGAAGCAATCCAAGAAGTTTTGGATAACACAGCTTACATACTTGGGAATTCAGTTAAGAATTTTGAAAAAGAATTTGCGAGAGCACATGATGTTAAACATTGTGTCGGATTAAGTTCAGGCACTGATGGAAATCACCTTGCTCTTTGGGCATTAGGTCTGAAACCAGGCGATGAAGTAATTATTCCCGCAAATACATTCATAGCAACTGCGTGGGGTGCAACTTTGTGTGGTGCAAAACCTGTTTTTGTTGACTGTGATCCTGAGAGTTATAATATCGATCCGAATAAAGTTGAAGCAGCTATCACTTCAAGAACTAAGGCAATCGTTGCAGTTCATCTTTATGGTCAGCCGGCAGATATGGATCCATTAAGAGAAATTTCAAAAGCAAAAAATATTCACCTTGTTGAAGATTGTGCACAATCTCATTTAGCTGAATATAAAGGAAAGAAAACCGGCGGACTTTCGGAAGCTGCTTCTTTTAGTTTTTATCCCGGTAAAAATCTTGGGGCTTATGGTGAAGCTGGTGCAATCTGTACTAATGACGATGAGCTTGCAGATTATTTTCTAAAGCTTAGGGAACATGGTCAATCGAAAAAATATTATCATCAGACTTATGGACATAATTACAGAATGGAAGGCATTCAGGGTGCAGTTCTTGGTGTAAAACTTAAATACTTATCTCACTGGACCGAAGGAAGAAGGAATGTTGCAAAGAAATATCGAGAACATCTAGGGAACTTTGATAAAATTAAACTTCCAACCGAAATGAGTTATGCAAAGCATGTTTACCACTTATATGTAATTCAGGTTCAGCCAACATTGGATGTGAAGAAAAATTCTGAGGTGAGAGATAAATTAAAAGATTATCTGCAGGAAAAAGGAATTGCTACAGGTTTACATTATCCTGTTCCTCTTCATCTTCAGGAATGCTTCAGAGATTTAGGTTATAAAGAGGGAGATTTTCCTGAAACGGAAAAGCTGGCATTCACCGGTTTATCTCTGCCAATGTTTCCGGAATTAACCGATGAACAGATTAAATATGTGGCTGACAGCATTAAAGAATTTTTCTTAAAAAACTGA
- a CDS encoding acyltransferase, producing the protein MEKKNINNVKLGENVKIFDFVNLYGCTIGDNTKIGTFVEIQKNATIGKNCKISSHTFICEGVHIGDGVFVGHNVTFINDRIPRAVNPDGSLQTEADWKLEETFVKNGASIGSSATILCGVTIGENAIVGAGAVVTKDVPPNTVVAGVPAKVIKKLV; encoded by the coding sequence GTGGAGAAAAAAAATATCAATAATGTAAAACTTGGGGAAAATGTTAAAATATTTGACTTCGTTAATCTTTACGGCTGCACTATAGGTGATAATACCAAAATCGGAACTTTCGTTGAAATACAGAAGAATGCCACGATTGGAAAGAACTGTAAGATTTCTTCGCATACTTTTATTTGTGAAGGAGTCCACATTGGTGACGGAGTTTTTGTTGGACACAATGTTACTTTCATCAACGATAGAATTCCGCGAGCAGTAAATCCCGATGGTTCACTCCAAACAGAAGCTGACTGGAAACTTGAGGAAACTTTTGTTAAGAATGGTGCTTCAATTGGTTCCTCGGCTACGATTTTATGTGGAGTAACTATAGGTGAGAATGCGATTGTTGGCGCAGGTGCAGTGGTAACCAAGGATGTTCCACCAAATACTGTAGTTGCCGGAGTGCCTGCAAAAGTTATCAAGAAATTAGTTTAA
- a CDS encoding Gfo/Idh/MocA family protein, with translation MKVGIIGLGYWGPNLLRNFLAQPDVTKVTGCDLNPSRIKSNKLKFPNAEFTEDYDQILKGDTDLVVIATPVATHYPLAKTALENGKHIWVEKPFTASVNEAIDLIETAERKNLNIFVDHTFIYNGAVIKLKELVDKGELGNILYFDSERINLGLFQKDVNVVWDLAPHDLSIMLHLMNQKPKSITATGIANFNGMENLAHICVYFENNCFAHFHVNWTSPVKIRRMIVGGDKKMVVYDDMENMEKIKVYDSGIDIKSTEKIHEALVQYRIGDMYSPKVIQVEALSLAARECLDAIKENRLPKTSGYDGLEVVKILEASDRSIKNMGQIIELADLISA, from the coding sequence ATGAAAGTTGGTATAATCGGACTTGGTTATTGGGGTCCAAATCTTTTAAGAAATTTTTTAGCTCAACCTGATGTAACAAAAGTTACAGGTTGTGATCTGAATCCAAGTCGAATCAAATCAAACAAACTAAAGTTTCCAAATGCTGAATTTACTGAGGATTATGATCAGATATTAAAAGGGGATACCGATTTAGTTGTTATAGCTACACCGGTAGCTACTCACTACCCACTAGCAAAAACAGCACTTGAAAACGGAAAACATATTTGGGTTGAAAAACCATTTACAGCATCTGTTAATGAAGCTATAGACCTTATTGAAACTGCCGAGAGAAAAAATCTGAATATCTTTGTTGATCATACATTCATTTATAACGGTGCAGTGATAAAACTAAAGGAACTTGTTGATAAAGGTGAACTTGGAAATATTCTTTATTTTGATTCTGAGAGAATTAATCTCGGCTTGTTTCAGAAAGATGTGAATGTTGTTTGGGACCTTGCACCACACGATCTTTCAATAATGCTTCACCTTATGAATCAAAAACCAAAATCAATCACAGCAACCGGAATTGCTAATTTTAATGGGATGGAAAATCTTGCGCATATTTGTGTTTACTTTGAGAATAACTGTTTTGCTCATTTTCATGTTAACTGGACTTCTCCTGTTAAAATCAGAAGAATGATTGTTGGCGGTGATAAGAAAATGGTTGTATATGATGATATGGAAAATATGGAAAAGATTAAAGTTTATGACAGTGGTATTGATATTAAATCGACCGAAAAAATTCATGAAGCACTTGTTCAATACAGAATCGGTGATATGTATTCACCAAAAGTAATTCAGGTGGAAGCACTTTCGCTTGCTGCAAGAGAATGTCTTGATGCGATAAAAGAAAACCGCTTGCCTAAAACCAGTGGATATGATGGCCTCGAAGTGGTAAAAATTCTTGAGGCAAGTGACAGATCAATAAAAAATATGGGCCAAATTATTGAATTGGCTGATTTGATTTCAGCTTAA